CAAGGGCGCGAAGCTGAGAAACGTGCGTTTAGCACGTTGCCAGCGAAGCGCGCAAGCCAGCCAAAGGCTGGCGCAGCGAACGGGCGCGTATGCGCCCCCGAATCCCTCATCGCCCACCATAGCTTTGCTTGAGGTTCCTACATGGAGCCTTTTTTGTTATGTGCTCTTATCAGGGGATTCGAACCCGCAAGGGCGCGAAGCTGAGAAACGTGCGTTTAGCACGTTGCCAGCGAAGCGCGCAAGCCAGCCAAAGGCTGGCGCAGCGAACGGGCGCGTATGCGCCCCCGAATCCCTCATCGCCCACCATAGCTTTGCTTGAGGTTCCTACATGGAGCCTTTTTTGTTATGTGCTCTTATCAGGGGATTCGAACCCGCAAGGGCGCGAAGCTGAGAAACGTGCGTTTAGCACGTTGCCAGCGAAGCGCGCAAGCCAGCCAAAGGCTGGCGCAGCGAACGGGCGCGCATGCGCCCCCGAATCCCTCATCGCCCACCATCGCTTTGCTTGAGGTTCCTACACGGAACCTTTTTTGTTATGTGCTCTTATCAGGGGATTTGAAGCCAGGAGGTTTGAAGCGACATCGCGCGTGGAATTTACCCTAAACCATCTGGATTACCAGCATATATGCAGCCGTGCCACCAAAAATAGCCAGCAGCATATTGCGTCGCCACAAAAACAAGCCCGAAACAATCGCTATTCCCAGCAGTTCGGGCATACCGTAATTTCCCGATGTAAATGATGTGTCCTTTAAGCAATATGCCACCAATAAAGCAAAAATTGCACCAGGCAAGGCATTACCAAGATAACGCAGCGTAGGTGAAATATCTTTTGAGGGGGCAATGAGCATAAACGGAAGTGCGCGCGTAGATAGAGTCACCAAACCCGCGATACAAACAGTTATCAGCTGCTCAACCAGTGTCATAGCGTCTCACGCTCCTCGGGTAATATAGGCTGCTGCCCCTCACTTTGCACGGGCTCAGAGGTTTCACGTGATAAATATGCTGGCTCAATCCAGCGCCGTAAAAGCAAGATGGCTGCTGTTGCAATCAAAAGCCCTACAATCATCATGTCACGTGCGCCCACCACCACAAAAGCAACAATTGCACTCACAAAGCCAATACCTGCACTTATATGGCTCGCATCACGTATCTGAGCGTCCAGAAAAATCACGACAAAAAGAGCCGTCATAGCAAATGAAATACCTGGCAGCGAAATTGCAACACCTGCCCCTAACATGCCGCCTAAGCTACACCCAACAATCCAAGACAGCTGGTTAAGTGCTGCAATCCAAGTCATAAACCAACCCTCATCAATGCCTGATGGCGCACGCAATGCATAGTGCAAAGAAAAACTCTCGTCGCAAAGCGCATAGATAAGGTAGAACCGTTTGCGCCCCTGCGAACGAATGCGCTCAAGTAGCGGAATCCCATAAAAAAGATGGCGTGCATTAACGATAAAAATGGTAAGCGCGGTGTTGATAGGGTCAAAGGGCATAGTTAGCAGCGAGGCAACCAAAAACTCAGCTGACCCCGCAAAAATAACAATCGACATAAACGCAGGCATCCACCATGGTAAGCCCAGCATAACGCTAAAGATTCCACAGGTAATGCCGGTCAACAAAAAGCCTGCAACAATGGGTATGGTATGAGGCAGAGCTGCTTGAAATGCGGCTTTAATGTTTGTGCGTGTCATACGTGAAGTCCTTAAAGCCTTAGTTTCGTGGGCGGATAGGTTTAGCGGTGCAAGTTCACCGCGATAAGCGCATATGCAGGGTAGCGCCCATGCAGACACAAAACAGCACGGGCTTAGTACACCGTGCTCACAGGCGCAGTCGGTAGAGCCAAGGTAGCACTCTAGCATTACGCTCAGCGCACGTGCTTAGCAATTCTGCCCGATTTACGCACCTGACATACAGCTAAACTTTATGCTATAGTGACCTATTCTCAGCTGCGGCTGAGCGTACTTTGATAGGTCGATGCGGCTTTGCCGCCTTATCGACCCTCGCATGAGGGGGCGACTGGTTTCGACACGATAGTTCTGAGAGAGGAAGCAAGTCGTGGTCTCCTCACCACGTTAAACAGGGGTACCGTCAAATTGAATTGACAATAATTCTTCTTATGAGCCTCAACTGGCTCTCGCTGCCTAAGTTATAGCGTAGCGCGTTAAACCGGGGATTTCCCCGACTCCGGGGCAACGTCATCTTAGGGGAATGCGCCTTTGCACGTAATCGGTATGGCAAAGGCTAAGCTTGAACCGGTTAGGGTGCCTTGAGCGTGTTACTGCGCGCGAGACATCTAAATCTAAACCAGTAACTGAGCTTGGAGATGCCAATCAGGGAGCTGTCGTGGACCGGAGTTCGATTCTCCGCGCCTCCACCAGAATAGGAGGCGTTGAACTCTTCTTCTGTAGGAATGAATTTGCGCTTGTATATAGATTCGAGGATTGCTAAGGCAACCCTCGTTTTTTTGCAGGAAAAGCAAGATTTTAAAGTCGGGGTCGGAGATGATGTAGTACTGGAATATCTCGTCCTCCAAATCACCGCTTACTAGCTCTAGCGGACGGCTCGCAACTTCGTTGGCAAGCACCATTCCGCATACCCACTTTGATAGGTCTTCATAAGTCTTGATGTAATCGTTGAAATCCATGGAATCCTCCTTTTCTAAGTGCAATCTCGACCGTCTTTAGACAGTCTTTGAGGCATATAAAAGGTTGATTTACCTGTTAAATTATTGTATAATAATACGTAATTACGTGAATACGTATTATAGGAGAACTTGATATGAACAAGAAAGACAAAAAGAAGACGTCAGGAAATGTCAGGCGAACAAAGCTGACGCTGTCTGTGACGACAGAGGATAAGAAGATTTTGAAAATCATTGCAGCCAAGAGGGAGAAATCCATCTCAGCGATGCTGCATGAGTGGGTTGAGGAAAATGCAGAGGAGGCTGAGGAATAATGGCAAAGAAGGAAGTTAAGACTGACCTGTGGGTCGCAAAGCAGCTCGATGAGTGTGGTATCAAGTTCGATGCTCAGGGCAGCAACGCGAAGGAAATAAACGACGCTCTTAAGACGGCGTCAAAGCGAGGAACTGGTAAGGCAGGATATCCTGAGTACGTCGCTGTCATCGGCGATTTCGTCCTTGTTATCGAAGATAAGGCCGATATGGGCAAGCAGATTAAGCTAACCGATTCGGGCATCATCGACATGGACGTGAAGGCTGTGACCGACTATGCCGTGAACGGTGCGTATTTCTATGCAAAGCACATCGCGCAGAACACTCCGTTCAAGAAGGTGTTTGCTGTCGGTGTTTCCGGTGACGCGAAGCGTCACAAGATTACGCCTCTTTATGTGGACGACCGCGAGGGCTACAAGCAGCTTGAGGACATCGAGACATTCGTCGGGTTCTCCCCTGACAATATTCAGGAATACTACACACGCTATGTACTGGAGGAGATGACGGACGTTGAAAAGACGACCGAGCAGATTCTGAAGGATGCAGCTGAGCTGCATGAGTATCTGCGCACATATGGAACGCTGAGAGACCAAGACAAGCCGTTAGTTGTTGCTGGTATCCTGCTTGCGCTGGACGAAATCAAGTCTAGGGGGTTCTCGATTGAGAGTCTTACGGGTGACCAGCTCGCTGGGAACCGTGACGGCGACAAGCTGATGAACGCCATCAAGAACCGTCTGACGCGCTCGAACGTGGGTCCAGAAGCGAAGAAAGATAAGCTCTTGTCTGAGTTCGCAATCTTGCAGACGAGCTTCAGACTGAACGAGATAAACGATACGCTGGGCAAGACGCCGCTCAAGTTCTACACGGAGTTCCTGAACGAGCACGTGTTCAAGAACATCAAGTACCAGAAGACCAGCGAGGACTTCATCGGCCGATTCTATGGCGAGTTTATGAGTTATTCAGGCGGTGACGGCCAGACGCTAGGCATTATTCTGACACCTTGCCACATCACTGACCTGATGTGTAAGCTTGTGGATATCCAGGCGGATGACGTCGTTCTGGACCCGACTTGTGGAACTGCGGGATTTCTGATTTCCGCCATGCACCGCATGCTGTCCATGGCTGATAGCGAGAGCAAGCGCAGAAACATCAAGAAGAAGCAGCTGCATGGTTTCGAGCTTCAGAGCAACATGTTTGCGGTGGCTGCTGCGAACATGATTCTTCGCGAGGACGGCAACAGCAACCTTGAGTGCACGGACTTCCTCAAGAAGAACCCTGCACAGGTGCAGCTGAAGCAGGCGACGGTCGGTCTAATGAATCCACCTTATTCGCAGGGGTCGAAAGCTGACCCTGAGCAGTACGAGCTATCCTTCATCGAGCACATGCTAGACTCGCTGACCATCGGAGCACGCGCCGCAGTGATTGTCCCGCAGTCCTCCATGACGGGCAAGAGCAAGGCAGAACAGGCTTTCAAAGAATCCATCATGAAAAAGCACACGCTCGAAGGCGTCATCACCTGCAACACCGATACATTCTACGGCGTGGGCACGAATCCGGTTATCGCTGTGTTCACAGCGTATGAACCGCACAACGAGGACAAAGTCTGTAAGTTCATCGACTTTCGCGATGACGGGTACGAGGTTCGAGCTCACGTCGGCTTGGTCGAGGGCGATTCTGCGAAGGACAAGGAGCAACATTTGCTGGATGTCTGGAGCGGAAGCGTTGAGGCTCCATCGAAGTTCTGCGTCGAGTCCACAGTGAAGGCCGACGACGAGTGGCTGCACTCGTTCTATTTCTTTAACGACGAAATTCCGACGGATGCGGATTTCGAGAAGTCTATCGGCGATTACCTGACGTTCGAGTTCTCTATGGTGATGCAAAACCGCGAGTACCTGTTCATGGGAGGTGACAAGGATGCAGAGTCTAAATGAGAGGGAATGGAGGCAGCTGTCGGCTTTTGGCAACGGTGCTCCGCTGCATATCGAAACAACCAGTAGTAGTATTGACGGCATTCGCCTGATAGATGATGGTGAGAAGTCGGTTCCATATATTACTCGCTCCGATGCCAATAATGGCTTGGCGCGTTTCGTAAGCGCAAAGAACTATGCGTTTGGCAGTGATGATGGCGGTTGCATAACTGTTGGTTTGGATACGCAGACGGCGTTTTATCAGCCGCATAAGTTTGTCACGGGACAAAACGTGCAGGTTATTACGGACAAAAACTTGAACAAAGACGTGGCTCAGTTTGTAGTGCCTATTCTGCGTCAGCAGATGACGGCTAAATTTAATTGGGGCGGTAACGGTGCAACACTTGGACGTATGAGGCGGCTTTCCATCATGCTTCCTGTTGACGATGACGGCAATCCTGACTACGACTACATGACGCAGTACGCCTCCGAAATGAGGGGGGGGGTTGCTCATGCGGTATAAACATTATGTCGCTGGGCGACTCTCCGAGTTGGAGTACAAAGACATCCCAGCACTGGACGAGAAGGAATGGGCGGAGTTTCGCATCGGAGATTTGTTCGAAGTAAGTCGTCCAACGGCACGAAACAAGGACAATTACCAAGCGGGCGGAGTCCCATTCGTTGCGTCGGGAAGCGTGAATAATGGGGTTATGAAGCTCTGCGAACCGCTAGATGACGAGCCGTTGGATAAAGGCAGGTGCATCACGGTTAGCCCTGTTGATGGCAGCACATTCTATCAACCAATGGATTTTCTTGGCCGTGGAGGTGCTGGTTCGTCAATATTGATGCTGCGTAGCGATAACTTGAATTTATATCGTGGCCAACTCATGGCACGGGCTATTCAGCAAACATGTTCGAAATATACCTATGGGCACATGGGCAACAAAGACAGCATTAAGCGTGAACGAATCATGCTCCCCGTCAATGATGCGAGTAAGCCCGATTATGCGTATATGGAGCAGTATGCAAAGAACATGATGTTTCGCAAGTATCGTGCATATCTCAATTTCATTGAGCGAGAAATTGACGATATCGAGAGAGAGAGAGAGTAAGTGAGCCGCTAGCAAAGCTGAGCGAGAAGGAATGGGCTGAGTTTTCGTTAGACGATGTTTTCACTGTTGGCGCGGGCAAGAGATTGGAGACGCGTAACAAAATTCCCGGAACACGTCCGTTTATCGGTGCAACTGATAACGGAAATGGCGTGACGGGCTTTGTCGGGAATGATAATGCGTCAAAAGATAGCAACGTGTTAGGTGTAAACTATAATGGAGCGCCGTGTATTGCTTTTTATCATCCGTACGAATGTGTTTTTACGGACGATGTAAAACGGCTGCATTTACGGCATTACAGGGATAACGAGTTTGTTTTGCTGTTCTTCGTATCAGAATTTGCGCAGCAACGTTCAAAATATAGCTATGGCTATAAGTTCAAAGAACAGAGAATGCTGAGACAAAAATTGATGCTTCCTGTCGCTGATTCGGGCGAGCCTGATTACGAATATATGGAGCAGTACAGTAAGAACATGATGCTTTGCAAGTATCAGCAGTATCTGGCGTTTCTGGAGCAGAGCGTTTGATAAGTGAACAAGCCCGCCGTTTCTTTCCAGTCGGCGGGCTTATTTGGCACACAAGAGGAAGCACAAGCTAAACGACAATAACCTCGCCATTTTATATATCTGAACATAAAACTATACCGTTTATGTCGTAAAATAAAGCTACTATAAACGCGCCTATAGCTCACATGTCTATAGTGCGTCACAAAGGAGTTGCCATGAAGCAGACCGCCCAGACCCGTGTTGCACCCATTACCCAACTGCCGCGCCCAAAGCATGCGATTATTTTCCCCATGCTCTGCACTACGCTTGTTTCTGCAACTCTTTTTCTTTCTGGTTGCGGACATACGCAACCCGCAGGTTCAAATGGGTCTGCAAGCAGCGCACAGGAGGCTGGCTCTCAAACAGAGCAAGCTACCAAAACAGACGCAAACAACAATACTGCCTCAGCCACAGATGAGGCTGCAAATGCGGCCGCACAGCTGGCTGCCCGCATAAAAGAAAAAGAAGCAGCTGGTATGCTCGTGCTTAAAGGAACGCTCCATCAGTATTCTAGGGATGAGCTCCTAAAGGTTCAAAACGGTCCTCAAGAAGTCATCGATATATTAGAAGACAGCATGTATGTTGTGTTTGTACTCGATGAGCCTTCTGAACTTGAACTGCGCAGCGGAGACGGCACAGGCTTTTCAACTCAGGAGGTTCACATGGTTCACTTGCGGAATTATCAGGGGGAATTACCTCAAACAGATAAGCAGCTCTATCTTGCAATTAACCCTAACAGCACGCACTTTCCCTCCGATGTTAGCCTCCCTCTAGGGGAGCCTCGAACCAACGAATATGAGCTGTTGTCCTAGTATTCCAACACACTCACAGACTTGCTAAGCATTAATCAAGCTACTTACACGGCGGTAATTAAACCGAAGAGCGTATTTCATTAACCCAGTTGAAAGGAGCTAATGCGTGACATCTTCTTCATCAAAGCATTCAACCGTCCGATTGATATACCCCGACTGGGTTTCAGGCGGACTTAGCACCTACTGGTGGGGCTCTAAAGTTTTGGAGCGGCTTATTCCTGAAAATAATAATCAGCAGGTTTTACATGTTGATATTCCCCAGCCACATGCCAGCTCTTTTCAACAAACACTACAGTTAGAGCAGGGTATTGCTGGCTTAAAGCATATTCTTTTGGCACATAAACAAGCTGAGCAACTACTTGAAAAATCGCAGGCTGACCATGTAATTACCTTAGGTGGAAGCTGCTGGGTTTCACATGCCCCCTTCGACTATCTCCACAAACTCTATCCGCATGCTGGAATTATCTGGATTGATGCACATCCTGATGTTTCGCATGCACAACACGGGTATCCCATGGCACACGCTATGGTGTTGGCTGATTTAATGGGGCATGGTGATGAAGCATTTACCAGCCTTCGACAGAATGACCCCTTTGCTCCATCTGATATTCTCTATGTTGGACTGCAACAACTTCTTTCACCACAGCAAGACTTTTTAACCGAGCATCAGATATGTGCTGTTGCTCGGTCGGCTGATAAATTAGATGGAAATGCAATAGAAGTCTTTGCCCGCAAACATAATCAGGTACTGGTACACCTCGATATTGACGTTTTGAGTCCGCATCTTTTTCACGACACCTACTTTGCCGCTCCTAATGCCGAGGGCGATGGCAGCGGTGCTGGGGTTTTACGTATTGAACAGGTATCTCGCATTCTTACAGCTATCACACAATCGAGCGAAATGATTGGCTTCACTATTGCTGAATACCTGCCCTTTTCTGCCGAGAAACTGGCGCAGCTCCTCTATGAGCTGCCTATTTTTACTACGTAGATTTAAATAAAGACACGCCAATAACTTGGTCAAACAAGCGTCCCGCGCAAAGATTGGCAACAATATAACCGCTAAAAGCACACGAGCCTCAGCTAACATGCTGGGGCTCGTGCAATTTCAAGCTTCATAATCAATTAAAGCCATATCAACAACGCATACGCAAATCGCCTGAAAAGAACATGGGGCAACTGCTTGTATTACGCCACTGCTTCGTCAGGCTCAGCTACAGCTGGTTGAGGCGTAACAGCATTTGACGGCGCAGACTCAGACGGTGCAGAAGCTGCAGACACTGGGGCACCTACTGGCGCAGGGGTAACAGAAGGTTTTGGAGCATCTACAGCAGCATTGCCTGCTCCCTGCGGTGCCTCCGCAGCCGATGCAGCAGCAACGTTTTCGCTACCACGCACCTCCTCTGAAGCAGGCCCCGACCCAGCTTCAGGCGCAGGGTTACCTGCATCGCCATCTGCACTCCCGTGCACCCGAACTACATCTCCTGCCTCAGCACCATTTGCTGGCTCTGTTGCCTCAGCAGACGGTGCATTATCAACCCGCTTGCCGGTCTTAAAGTTGTAGGTTACACCATGGATTATTACGGTGCCATTAGCTTGGAAGCGAATACGACTAATAGAAACCGCTG
This region of Collinsella sp. zg1085 genomic DNA includes:
- a CDS encoding arginase family protein → MTSSSSKHSTVRLIYPDWVSGGLSTYWWGSKVLERLIPENNNQQVLHVDIPQPHASSFQQTLQLEQGIAGLKHILLAHKQAEQLLEKSQADHVITLGGSCWVSHAPFDYLHKLYPHAGIIWIDAHPDVSHAQHGYPMAHAMVLADLMGHGDEAFTSLRQNDPFAPSDILYVGLQQLLSPQQDFLTEHQICAVARSADKLDGNAIEVFARKHNQVLVHLDIDVLSPHLFHDTYFAAPNAEGDGSGAGVLRIEQVSRILTAITQSSEMIGFTIAEYLPFSAEKLAQLLYELPIFTT
- a CDS encoding restriction endonuclease subunit S — protein: MSEKEWAEFSLDDVFTVGAGKRLETRNKIPGTRPFIGATDNGNGVTGFVGNDNASKDSNVLGVNYNGAPCIAFYHPYECVFTDDVKRLHLRHYRDNEFVLLFFVSEFAQQRSKYSYGYKFKEQRMLRQKLMLPVADSGEPDYEYMEQYSKNMMLCKYQQYLAFLEQSV
- a CDS encoding class I SAM-dependent DNA methyltransferase, which encodes MAKKEVKTDLWVAKQLDECGIKFDAQGSNAKEINDALKTASKRGTGKAGYPEYVAVIGDFVLVIEDKADMGKQIKLTDSGIIDMDVKAVTDYAVNGAYFYAKHIAQNTPFKKVFAVGVSGDAKRHKITPLYVDDREGYKQLEDIETFVGFSPDNIQEYYTRYVLEEMTDVEKTTEQILKDAAELHEYLRTYGTLRDQDKPLVVAGILLALDEIKSRGFSIESLTGDQLAGNRDGDKLMNAIKNRLTRSNVGPEAKKDKLLSEFAILQTSFRLNEINDTLGKTPLKFYTEFLNEHVFKNIKYQKTSEDFIGRFYGEFMSYSGGDGQTLGIILTPCHITDLMCKLVDIQADDVVLDPTCGTAGFLISAMHRMLSMADSESKRRNIKKKQLHGFELQSNMFAVAAANMILREDGNSNLECTDFLKKNPAQVQLKQATVGLMNPPYSQGSKADPEQYELSFIEHMLDSLTIGARAAVIVPQSSMTGKSKAEQAFKESIMKKHTLEGVITCNTDTFYGVGTNPVIAVFTAYEPHNEDKVCKFIDFRDDGYEVRAHVGLVEGDSAKDKEQHLLDVWSGSVEAPSKFCVESTVKADDEWLHSFYFFNDEIPTDADFEKSIGDYLTFEFSMVMQNREYLFMGGDKDAESK
- a CDS encoding restriction endonuclease subunit S yields the protein MRYKHYVAGRLSELEYKDIPALDEKEWAEFRIGDLFEVSRPTARNKDNYQAGGVPFVASGSVNNGVMKLCEPLDDEPLDKGRCITVSPVDGSTFYQPMDFLGRGGAGSSILMLRSDNLNLYRGQLMARAIQQTCSKYTYGHMGNKDSIKRERIMLPVNDASKPDYAYMEQYAKNMMFRKYRAYLNFIEREIDDIERERE
- a CDS encoding restriction endonuclease subunit S; translation: MQSLNEREWRQLSAFGNGAPLHIETTSSSIDGIRLIDDGEKSVPYITRSDANNGLARFVSAKNYAFGSDDGGCITVGLDTQTAFYQPHKFVTGQNVQVITDKNLNKDVAQFVVPILRQQMTAKFNWGGNGATLGRMRRLSIMLPVDDDGNPDYDYMTQYASEMRGGVAHAV
- a CDS encoding AzlC family ABC transporter permease; the encoded protein is MTRTNIKAAFQAALPHTIPIVAGFLLTGITCGIFSVMLGLPWWMPAFMSIVIFAGSAEFLVASLLTMPFDPINTALTIFIVNARHLFYGIPLLERIRSQGRKRFYLIYALCDESFSLHYALRAPSGIDEGWFMTWIAALNQLSWIVGCSLGGMLGAGVAISLPGISFAMTALFVVIFLDAQIRDASHISAGIGFVSAIVAFVVVGARDMMIVGLLIATAAILLLRRWIEPAYLSRETSEPVQSEGQQPILPEERETL
- a CDS encoding branched-chain amino acid transporter permease; amino-acid sequence: MTLVEQLITVCIAGLVTLSTRALPFMLIAPSKDISPTLRYLGNALPGAIFALLVAYCLKDTSFTSGNYGMPELLGIAIVSGLFLWRRNMLLAIFGGTAAYMLVIQMV